ACCCGAGCCTATTACTCCTGAAGCGTTATTAGCGATTAACCAAAAAGTCCCCATCACGATTTTTTATGGGGGAAATTCACGAGATATTTTTCAAATTAGCTCCCAAGCAGGAATGAAAGCCATAGGCCAATCTAAGGGGATGATTGAAGATGCAGATCACTTACTACCTGAGGAGAATCCGCAAAAGCTAATCGCGCTTCTTCAAGATATCCTTACGCAATAAGTATGCAGCAATTCTTTGTGAAAAGTTAGGAAAATAATCCTTATCAGCTTACAATGCATTGAAAAACAACCGATCATTTAAGGCTAAATGATCCATTTTTGGGCCGTACTTTATTCATATTTAAGGAGATTTCATGGCACAAATTTTTGCAGAAAAGATTTATATCAACGGGACAGTTTTCACCGCGGATAAAGAGAACAATATCCATACAGCAGTCGCTTTTGCGGCGGGGAAAGTTCTTAAAACAGGGAATAATGAAGAGGTTCTTACCTTACAAAATGACCATAGTGAAGTGATCGATCTTCAAGGAAAAATGTTAATGCCGGGAATCATTGATTCCCACCTCCATCCCTTTTGGGGCGGATTACAACGTGCAAGCTGCAACCTTAATTACGCCAGCTTAACGGTAGCAGATACTCTTGCCTTTGTTCAAAAACATATTGATCAAGATACCACGCGTACAAGTGATACCGATTGGTTACAAGTTCGTGCATTTTTACGCCAAGAAGTTTTACCACTAGGCACAGATATTACCCGCCGTGATCTTGATACCTTAAACACAAAACGTCCTGTCATTCTTTTTGCAAATGACTGTCATACATTAGTGGCAAATAGCCGTGCATTAGAGCTCTTTGGCATTGACGAAAATACGCCAACACCAGTTGATGGTACTATCCGCCGTTTTCCTGATGGGACTTTAAACGGTATTATGGAAGATGCACCAGCAATGCGTGCTTTTGATAGTATTCCGGTATTAGATGCAAAAAGCGCCATCGTTGTTGCTGAAGATGTTCAGCAACTTCTCAATAGCCAAGGCGTGACAACCGTCATGGATGCTCGCGCTTTACCGCTTCAATTTGATGCTTTTACAACGTTAAAAGAAGAGGATCGTTTAACAATTCGTCTTTTAGGTGCGCGAGAAATTACACCAGATAACTCACCAACAGTGGCCGATGTTCCAGCCGCCGTTGCCACTATGATGCAGTTTGCTGAAAAATATACCGATAAATCATGGTCAGAAAAACCAGGCATCTTTATTCAACATGCCAAATTCTTTGTAGATGGAGTGATGCAATGCCCTATTAATACAGCGGCACTATTAGCGCCTTATCGGGAGAACTTAGGCAGTAAAGAAGCACCTAATTGGCAGCCATCTAATAATAAAGGGGATCTTTACTATCCTAATGAGCTTCTGACAGCGCTAATCTCTGCAGTGAGCGAGAAAGGCTTTCACCCACACATGCATACGGTAGCAGATGGCGCCATTGAAGTGACTTTAGATGCTATTGAGGTTATGCGCAATAAGCTTCCCGGTAAAGATATACGCCCAAGCCTTGCTCATAATGAATTAACATCACCACATCAATTTGCGCGCTTTAAAGCGCTGAAAGTTATGCCTTGTCTCTCTTATCAATGGGCGGGATATAGTCAAGCATTTAGCGATGAGATGCGTGATGTTTTAGGGGAAGATCGTTTTGATAATCTTGAACCTGCTGGAAAATTTTATGATGCCGGTGTTCGTGTAGCTTTTGGCAGTGACTGGCCTATTGACCCGCTTAATGAGTGGTATGACTTTAAAGTAGCACTTACTCGTAAAGGTGCTGAAGATGCGCCTCGCCTTAATACTGATAGAAACCTCACTTTCGATGAAGTCTTACGTTCAGCCACTATTGAAGCGGCCTATATGATCGATGCTGATAAATATGTGGGTTCTTTAGAGCCTGGAAAATTTGCAGATTATATTATTTTAGATCGAGATATCTTTAAAAATGATCCTGCCGATATTGAAAATGTCAAAGTTCTCAAAACATTTGTTGGCGGCAAGGAAGTCTATACAGCTTAAAATATTTATAAGCATCAACTTACAAGAATCAAATTGTAAAAAAGCCAGTAATACCATCGTTACTGGCTTTTATATGCAAACTGCTTACTAAAGGCTTATAATAGGGCTTTATTAAATAATTTAATCGCTTTATCATCGTTAGGACTTCAATTCATTTTTTGACCTTTTTTAAGGTATTTTCTGCATAATCCTAGCAATATATTTCAAGAAGCTGCATGAGTATTGCCCAAAGCCCTTTTTACTTCATTGTGAATCGTTGAATTATCAGCTGATTTAAATTTTAAAATGTAAGTGATTGTAAAACAATAGCCCTTCCTACAAATATCCTCTAACATGCAGGATTGCAAATCCTGCTTTGCAATCTTTTCTAAAATCGCGCATCTTTCATTGATTTGAAAATGCCAATAATAGTGTAGTCAATAACAGACTCTTTTAGGAGATGATAATAATGACCAACCCGGCAATGAACCGTGTGTTAACAACCCCCATTTTAATTGTATTTGGCCTTGCATATATGGTTCCTCTAGGAATCTTCACAACTTATGGCCAGGTAACCGTCTTAAGTCATGGACATCTTCCGATAGCCTATGTTATTACGCTTATCATGATATTTTTTACAGCACTCAGTTATTGCCGTATGTCGACATTTTTACCCCTTTCTGGCTCTGCCTACTCCTATACGCAGCGAACCTTTGGACCTGTCATTGGTTTTTCCGTAGGTTGGGTACAAATTTTGGACTATCTCTTTTTACCAATCGTCAACTATGTGGTGCTTGGGCTCTATCTGCATGAAGCATTTCCAGCAATCCCCGCGTGGAGCTTTATCTTAGGTGCTCTTGTTTCAGTGACTGCACTTAACTATATAGGCGTACGCTTAATTACCCCAATTAACCTATTTTTAATTGCCTTACAAATTATCTTTATTGGGTTATTTATTATTTTAAGCATGAAAGGTGCTGATTTAAGCCCCGCAAATCTTATTGAACCCCTTAACCCAAGCGGAAGCGATATGGGAGGGTTATTCTCAGGTGCGGCGGTTCTTTGCCTTGCCTTCTTAGGGTTTGATGCCATTGCAACAATGGCTGAAGAGACAAAAGATGCCTCAAAAACACTTCCAAGAGCGATCATGTTAACTGTCGCTATTGCTGGTGCGATCTTCTTAATTATCTCATTTTTTGCTAACGTCTCTTATCCTGAGTGGCAAGATTTCTTAGAAGTGGATAAACAAGATACGGCAAGCCTTGATGTCATCAACCGTATTGGAGAAGCGAGCAACTTTGGTGGTAAACTTCTTTCAGATCTCTTCTTAGCAACTTATCTCACCGGTGTATATGCATCTGCAATGACATCACAAACGAGCGTTTCACGAATTTTATTTGCGATGGGACGAGAAGGTGTTTTACCACGTAAGATCTTCTATAATCTTCACCCAAGATTTCATACGCCCCATTTAGCATTAGTTTGTGTTGCTGCCTTTTCACTTATTTCGCTCTTTATCCCACTGAGCCTTGTTGCGTCTATGATCAGCTTCGGAGCACTTGTTGCTTTTACTGCTGTTAATGCTTGTGTCATTAAAAGCCATCTCTTTACTCAAGCAAAAGAGAACTACAATCTCAAAGGGTTCTTATCCTTTGGTCTATTACCTCTTATCGGTATGTGTTTAACAACATGGCTCTGGATTAACCTAGATATTCATGCCATGACCATTGGCTTACTCTGGTTTGTTTTGGGAATCTCCTACCTTATCTATATTACAAAATTCTTTAAACACCCTATTCCTGAAATTGGGCATGATGAAATTGATGAGATTATCAGAGCTCGAGAAGAAGATGAAGCTGAAGAGCAAACGGCTTAACGCCATTTAAGATAATGAAAAAACGCTTGTAATTTTATAAAGACAGGCGTTTTTTTAATTCTGTATTTATCAAAAA
The nucleotide sequence above comes from Ignatzschineria rhizosphaerae. Encoded proteins:
- a CDS encoding APC family permease, with amino-acid sequence MMTNPAMNRVLTTPILIVFGLAYMVPLGIFTTYGQVTVLSHGHLPIAYVITLIMIFFTALSYCRMSTFLPLSGSAYSYTQRTFGPVIGFSVGWVQILDYLFLPIVNYVVLGLYLHEAFPAIPAWSFILGALVSVTALNYIGVRLITPINLFLIALQIIFIGLFIILSMKGADLSPANLIEPLNPSGSDMGGLFSGAAVLCLAFLGFDAIATMAEETKDASKTLPRAIMLTVAIAGAIFLIISFFANVSYPEWQDFLEVDKQDTASLDVINRIGEASNFGGKLLSDLFLATYLTGVYASAMTSQTSVSRILFAMGREGVLPRKIFYNLHPRFHTPHLALVCVAAFSLISLFIPLSLVASMISFGALVAFTAVNACVIKSHLFTQAKENYNLKGFLSFGLLPLIGMCLTTWLWINLDIHAMTIGLLWFVLGISYLIYITKFFKHPIPEIGHDEIDEIIRAREEDEAEEQTA
- a CDS encoding amidohydrolase, encoding MAQIFAEKIYINGTVFTADKENNIHTAVAFAAGKVLKTGNNEEVLTLQNDHSEVIDLQGKMLMPGIIDSHLHPFWGGLQRASCNLNYASLTVADTLAFVQKHIDQDTTRTSDTDWLQVRAFLRQEVLPLGTDITRRDLDTLNTKRPVILFANDCHTLVANSRALELFGIDENTPTPVDGTIRRFPDGTLNGIMEDAPAMRAFDSIPVLDAKSAIVVAEDVQQLLNSQGVTTVMDARALPLQFDAFTTLKEEDRLTIRLLGAREITPDNSPTVADVPAAVATMMQFAEKYTDKSWSEKPGIFIQHAKFFVDGVMQCPINTAALLAPYRENLGSKEAPNWQPSNNKGDLYYPNELLTALISAVSEKGFHPHMHTVADGAIEVTLDAIEVMRNKLPGKDIRPSLAHNELTSPHQFARFKALKVMPCLSYQWAGYSQAFSDEMRDVLGEDRFDNLEPAGKFYDAGVRVAFGSDWPIDPLNEWYDFKVALTRKGAEDAPRLNTDRNLTFDEVLRSATIEAAYMIDADKYVGSLEPGKFADYIILDRDIFKNDPADIENVKVLKTFVGGKEVYTA